One window of the Klebsiella sp. WP3-W18-ESBL-02 genome contains the following:
- the ppa gene encoding inorganic diphosphatase: protein MSLLNVPAGKDLPEDIYVVIEIPANADPIKYEVDKESGALFVDRFMSTAMFYPCNYGYINHTLSLDGDPVDVLVPTPYPLQPGSVIRCRPVGVLKMTDESGEDAKLVAVPHTKLSKEYDHIKDVNDLPELLKAQITHFFEHYKDLEAGKWVKVDGWDNAEAAKAEIVASFERAKK from the coding sequence ATGAGCTTACTCAACGTCCCTGCGGGTAAAGATCTGCCGGAAGACATCTACGTAGTTATCGAAATCCCGGCTAACGCAGATCCTATCAAATACGAAGTCGACAAAGAGAGCGGCGCGCTGTTCGTTGACCGTTTCATGTCCACCGCGATGTTCTATCCGTGCAACTACGGTTACATCAACCACACCCTGTCTCTGGACGGTGACCCGGTTGACGTACTGGTCCCGACCCCGTACCCACTGCAGCCGGGTTCTGTGATCCGTTGCCGTCCGGTTGGCGTACTGAAAATGACCGACGAATCCGGTGAAGATGCGAAACTGGTTGCGGTACCGCACACCAAGCTGAGCAAAGAATACGATCACATCAAAGATGTGAACGACCTGCCGGAACTGCTGAAAGCGCAGATCACCCACTTCTTCGAGCACTACAAAGACCTCGAAGCGGGCAAATGGGTTAAAGTTGACGGCTGGGACAACGCTGAAGCGGCTAAAGCTGAAATCGTTGCTTCCTTCGAGCGCGCGAAGAAATAA
- a CDS encoding gamma-glutamylcyclotransferase, with amino-acid sequence MRIFVYGSLRRKQGNSHWMTNAQWLGDHSVTDYQLYSLGHYPGAVPGDGTVHGEVYRIDASTLAELDALRTKAGEYARHLIQTPYGSAWMYVYQRPVDGLKLIESGNWLDKDQY; translated from the coding sequence ATGCGAATATTTGTTTACGGCAGTTTACGGCGCAAACAAGGCAACAGCCACTGGATGACCAACGCTCAGTGGCTGGGCGATCACAGCGTGACCGATTATCAACTGTACAGCCTGGGCCACTATCCAGGCGCGGTGCCCGGCGATGGCACAGTACACGGTGAAGTTTATCGGATTGACGCCTCGACGCTGGCCGAACTGGATGCGCTGCGCACCAAAGCGGGCGAATATGCACGTCATCTCATCCAGACGCCCTATGGCAGCGCCTGGATGTACGTCTATCAGCGCCCGGTCGACGGGCTGAAGCTGATAGAAAGCGGCAACTGGTTGGATAAAGACCAGTATTGA
- the tamB gene encoding autotransporter assembly complex protein TamB, producing the protein MKLWKKISLGVLIFLVLLLGIVGFLIGTTTGLHLLFNAANRWVPGLEIGQVTGGWRDLTLKKVRYTQPGVAVDAGEFHLAVNLRCLWHSNLCVNDIALRDINVAIDSSKMPPAAPVKEEDSGPLNLSTPYPITLNRVALNNVNIKIDDTTVSVMDFSSGLTWQEKNLTLTPTTLQGLLIALPKVADVAQKEVVEPKIDNPQPQEKPLGETLTELFSKPVLPEMTDVHLPLNLNIESFSGEQLRITGDTDLTVYKMLLKVSSIDGNMKLDTLDIDSSQGTVNASGTATLINDWPVDLTLNSTLNIDPLKGEKVKLKVGGAVRKQLEVGVNLSGPVDMAIRAQAQLAEAGLPFNLEVNSKQLYWPFTGEKQFQADDLKLKLGGKMTDYTLSFRTAVKGQGVPPADITVDAKGNERQVSLDKLTVAALEGKTELTALLDWQQAISWRGELALRGINTAKLAPDWPSKLDGLIKTNGSLYGGSWQMNVPEVKITGNVKQNKVNVEGALRGNSYLQWTIPGLHVALGNNTMDVKGELGVKDLELDANIDAPKLDNMLPGLGGTAKGLVKVRGTVDAPQLLADITARGLRWQALSIGLVRVDGDVKSTDQIGGNLDVRVERIVQPDVNIGLVHLAAKGNEKQHSLQLQIQGEPVSGQLALAGSFDRKEERWKGALSNTRFQTPVGPWSINRDIALDYRNLEQKISIGPHCWVNPNAELCVPQTIDAGAAGRAVVNLNRFDLAMLKPFMPEETQASGVFSGNADVAWDTTKEGLPQGKVTLSGRNVKVTQIVNNAPLPVAFDTLNLSADLHNNRAELGWLIRLTNNGQLDGQVQVTDPQGRRNLGGNVNVRNFSLAMINPIFSRGEKAAGTVNANLRLGGDVKSPLMFGQMQLNGIDVDGNFMPFDMQPSQLTMNFNGATSTLQGEVRTSQGQISLNGDADWRQIENWRARIAAKGSRVRITVPPMVRLDVSPDVEFNATPSLFTLDGSVDVPWARIVVKEVPESAVGVSSDEVMLNNDLQPKETKSASIPINSNLTIHVGNNVRLDAFGLKARLTGDLKVAQDKQGLGLNGQINIPEGRFHAYGQDLIVRKGELLFSGPPDQPLLNIEAIRNPDATENDVIAGVRVTGTADQPKAEVFSDPAMSQQEALSYLIRGQGLDSGQSDSAAMTSMLIGMGVAQSGQVVGKIGETFGVSNLALDTQGVGDSSQVVVSGYVLPGLQVKYGVGIFDSLATLTLRYRLMPKLYLEAVSGVDQALDLLYQFEF; encoded by the coding sequence ATGAAGTTATGGAAAAAAATAAGCCTCGGGGTACTGATTTTTCTGGTGCTGCTGCTCGGCATCGTCGGCTTCCTGATTGGCACCACCACGGGTTTGCATCTGCTGTTTAACGCGGCGAACCGCTGGGTACCGGGGCTGGAAATTGGCCAGGTAACCGGCGGCTGGCGTGACCTGACGCTCAAAAAGGTGCGCTATACCCAGCCGGGCGTGGCGGTAGATGCCGGTGAGTTTCATCTTGCCGTTAACCTCCGCTGCCTGTGGCACAGCAACCTGTGCGTGAACGACATCGCGCTGCGCGACATCAACGTGGCAATCGACAGCAGTAAAATGCCGCCCGCTGCGCCGGTAAAGGAAGAAGACAGCGGCCCGCTGAATCTCTCCACCCCGTATCCCATCACCCTGAACCGGGTGGCGTTGAATAACGTCAATATCAAGATTGATGATACTACGGTGTCGGTCATGGACTTTTCCAGCGGCCTGACGTGGCAGGAGAAGAACCTGACGCTGACGCCGACGACCTTGCAAGGGCTATTGATCGCGCTGCCGAAAGTCGCCGATGTGGCGCAGAAAGAGGTGGTTGAGCCGAAAATCGACAACCCGCAGCCGCAGGAAAAACCGCTGGGCGAAACCCTGACCGAGCTGTTCTCCAAACCGGTGCTGCCGGAGATGACCGACGTTCATCTGCCGCTCAACCTGAATATCGAATCCTTTAGCGGTGAGCAGCTGCGCATCACCGGCGACACCGACCTGACGGTGTACAAAATGCTGCTGAAGGTGAGCAGCATCGACGGCAACATGAAGCTCGACACGCTGGACATCGACTCCAGCCAGGGCACGGTGAACGCCAGCGGAACCGCGACGCTCATTAACGACTGGCCGGTCGACCTGACCCTCAACAGCACGCTCAATATTGACCCGCTGAAGGGGGAAAAGGTGAAGCTGAAGGTGGGCGGCGCGGTGCGCAAGCAGCTGGAAGTGGGGGTTAACCTCTCCGGCCCGGTTGATATGGCCATTCGGGCGCAGGCGCAGCTGGCAGAAGCCGGGCTGCCGTTCAACCTTGAGGTCAACAGCAAGCAGCTGTACTGGCCATTTACCGGCGAGAAGCAGTTCCAGGCCGACGATCTGAAGCTGAAGCTGGGCGGCAAGATGACCGACTACACGCTGTCGTTCCGCACCGCAGTGAAAGGGCAGGGCGTGCCGCCGGCGGATATCACGGTGGATGCCAAAGGTAACGAACGCCAGGTGAGCCTCGATAAGCTCACCGTGGCGGCGCTGGAAGGCAAAACCGAGCTGACCGCGCTGCTGGACTGGCAGCAGGCGATCAGCTGGCGCGGCGAGCTGGCGCTACGCGGGATTAACACCGCGAAGCTGGCACCCGATTGGCCGTCGAAGCTGGACGGGCTTATCAAAACCAACGGCAGCCTGTACGGCGGCAGCTGGCAGATGAACGTGCCGGAAGTGAAAATTACCGGCAACGTGAAGCAGAACAAAGTCAACGTTGAGGGCGCGCTGCGCGGTAACAGCTACCTGCAATGGACCATTCCTGGGCTGCATGTCGCGCTGGGCAACAACACCATGGATGTGAAAGGCGAGCTGGGGGTGAAAGACCTCGAGCTTGACGCCAATATCGATGCGCCGAAGCTCGACAACATGCTGCCGGGGCTCGGCGGTACCGCCAAAGGGCTGGTGAAGGTGCGCGGTACGGTTGACGCGCCGCAGCTGCTGGCCGATATCACCGCACGCGGCCTGCGCTGGCAGGCGCTGTCGATTGGCCTGGTGCGCGTTGATGGCGACGTGAAATCCACCGACCAGATCGGCGGCAACCTTGACGTGCGCGTTGAACGCATCGTTCAGCCGGATGTCAATATTGGGCTGGTACATCTGGCGGCGAAGGGCAACGAAAAGCAGCATTCCTTGCAGTTGCAAATTCAGGGCGAGCCGGTCTCCGGCCAGCTGGCGCTGGCGGGTAGCTTCGACCGTAAAGAAGAACGCTGGAAGGGCGCGTTAAGCAATACCCGCTTCCAGACGCCGGTCGGCCCGTGGTCTATCAACCGCGATATCGCGTTGGACTACCGCAATCTGGAGCAGAAAATCAGCATCGGGCCACACTGCTGGGTGAACCCGAACGCCGAGCTGTGCGTGCCGCAGACGATTGATGCCGGCGCGGCGGGGCGCGCGGTGGTGAATCTTAACCGCTTCGACCTGGCGATGCTCAAGCCGTTTATGCCAGAGGAAACCCAGGCCAGCGGCGTATTCAGCGGCAATGCGGATGTGGCATGGGATACCACCAAAGAAGGGCTGCCGCAGGGCAAAGTGACGCTCTCCGGGCGTAACGTTAAGGTGACGCAAATCGTCAACAACGCGCCGCTGCCGGTGGCGTTCGATACGCTTAACCTCAGCGCCGATCTGCACAACAACCGCGCCGAGTTGGGCTGGTTGATTCGTCTGACCAACAACGGCCAGTTAGATGGACAGGTGCAGGTTACCGACCCACAGGGACGGCGTAATCTGGGCGGTAACGTCAACGTCCGTAACTTCTCGCTAGCGATGATCAACCCGATTTTCTCGCGCGGCGAAAAAGCGGCCGGTACGGTCAATGCGAATCTGCGCCTCGGTGGCGACGTGAAAAGCCCGCTGATGTTCGGTCAGATGCAGCTTAACGGTATCGATGTGGACGGTAACTTTATGCCGTTCGATATGCAGCCAAGCCAGCTGACAATGAACTTCAACGGCGCGACGTCGACGCTGCAGGGCGAAGTGCGTACCTCGCAGGGGCAGATTAGCCTGAACGGTGACGCGGACTGGCGGCAGATTGAAAACTGGCGCGCGCGCATTGCCGCGAAAGGCTCGCGGGTGCGGATTACCGTACCGCCGATGGTACGCCTTGATGTTTCACCGGACGTCGAATTTAACGCCACGCCGAGCCTGTTTACGCTCGATGGCAGCGTCGATGTACCGTGGGCGCGCATTGTGGTGAAAGAGGTCCCGGAAAGCGCGGTGGGCGTCTCCAGCGATGAAGTGATGTTGAATAACGATCTGCAGCCGAAAGAGACCAAATCGGCATCGATCCCGATCAACAGCAACCTGACTATTCACGTCGGCAACAACGTACGGCTGGACGCATTTGGCTTGAAAGCGCGTCTGACCGGCGATCTGAAAGTTGCGCAGGATAAACAGGGGCTGGGCCTGAACGGGCAGATCAATATCCCGGAAGGGCGCTTCCACGCCTACGGGCAGGATCTGATTGTGCGTAAAGGTGAGCTGCTGTTCTCCGGCCCGCCGGATCAGCCGCTGCTGAATATTGAAGCTATTCGTAACCCGGATGCGACAGAAAACGACGTGATCGCCGGTGTTCGCGTCACCGGTACGGCCGATCAGCCGAAGGCGGAAGTCTTCTCCGATCCGGCAATGTCGCAGCAAGAAGCGCTCTCTTACCTGATTCGTGGACAGGGATTAGACAGCGGTCAGAGCGACAGCGCCGCGATGACTTCCATGCTTATTGGTATGGGGGTTGCACAAAGTGGTCAGGTTGTGGGTAAAATCGGCGAGACGTTTGGCGTAAGTAATCTGGCGCTGGATACCCAAGGGGTGGGCGACTCCTCCCAGGTGGTGGTCAGCGGTTACGTATTGCCGGGTCTGCAGGTGAAATATGGCGTTGGGATCTTTGACTCGTTAGCGACGCTCACGTTACGCTATCGCCTGATGCCTAAGCTGTATCTGGAAGCGGTGTCTGGCGTAGACCAGGCGCTCGATTTGCTCTATCAGTTTGAGTTTTAG
- the tamA gene encoding autotransporter assembly complex protein TamA: MRQIGHLCVVSLLLTSGIASAANIRLQVEGLSGELQKNVRAQLSTIDSDEVTPDRRFRARVDDAIREGLKALGYYEPTIDFELKPPPAKGRQVLLAKVTPGEPVRIGGTDVILRGGARTDSDYLALLKTRPKIGTVLNHGDYDHFKSSLTSVALRKGYFDSEFKKSQLGIALDRHQAFWDIDYDSGERYRFGDVTFEGSQIREDYLQHLVPFKKGDDYQSSDLAELNRRLSATGWFNSVVVAPEFDKSRKTKVLPLHGVVSPRSENTVELGGGFSTDVGPRVKASWRKPWVNSYGHSLTTSVSVSSPEQQLDFSYKMPLLKNPLEQYYLVQGGFKSTDLNDTKADSTTLAVSRFWDLSSGWQRAINLRWSLDHFTQANVTNTTMLFYPGVSISRTRSRGGLMPTWGDSQRYSIDYSNTAWGSDVDFSVIQAQNVWIRTLYDRHRFVMRGNLGWIETGDFDRVPPDLRFFAGGDRSIRGYKYKSIAPRDDNGKLIGASKLATGSLEYQYNVSGKWWGAVFVDGGEAVSDIRQSDWKKGAGVGVRWQSPVGPIKLDFAVPVGDKDEHGLQFYIGLGPEL; the protein is encoded by the coding sequence CGCTTCCGTGCGCGCGTGGACGATGCCATTCGTGAGGGGCTAAAGGCGCTCGGTTATTATGAACCGACCATCGACTTCGAACTGAAGCCGCCGCCGGCGAAAGGGCGTCAGGTGCTGCTGGCGAAAGTGACGCCGGGGGAACCGGTGCGCATTGGCGGCACCGATGTCATCCTGCGCGGCGGGGCGCGCACCGACAGCGACTATTTGGCGCTGCTGAAAACCCGGCCGAAAATCGGCACGGTGCTCAATCATGGTGATTACGATCATTTCAAAAGTTCGTTAACCAGCGTGGCGCTGCGTAAAGGCTACTTTGACAGCGAGTTTAAAAAGAGCCAGCTTGGCATTGCGCTCGACCGCCATCAGGCGTTCTGGGACATTGACTACGACAGCGGCGAACGTTACCGCTTCGGCGATGTGACCTTCGAAGGTTCGCAGATTCGTGAAGACTATCTGCAGCATCTGGTGCCGTTCAAAAAAGGCGATGACTACCAGTCCAGCGATCTGGCTGAACTGAACCGTCGTCTGTCAGCGACCGGATGGTTTAACTCGGTAGTGGTGGCGCCAGAGTTTGATAAATCCCGAAAAACTAAGGTTTTACCGCTGCATGGCGTTGTTTCGCCGCGCAGCGAAAACACCGTAGAGCTGGGCGGCGGTTTTTCTACCGACGTGGGACCACGAGTGAAAGCGTCATGGCGTAAACCGTGGGTTAACTCCTACGGCCACAGCCTGACGACCAGCGTCAGCGTCTCGTCGCCGGAACAGCAGCTCGACTTCAGCTACAAGATGCCGTTGCTGAAAAATCCGCTGGAACAGTACTATCTGGTGCAGGGCGGTTTTAAAAGCACCGACCTCAACGACACCAAAGCGGACTCCACCACGCTTGCCGTCTCGCGTTTCTGGGATCTGTCCAGCGGTTGGCAGCGGGCGATTAACCTGCGCTGGAGCCTCGACCACTTTACCCAGGCAAACGTCACCAATACCACGATGCTGTTCTATCCTGGCGTGTCTATCAGCCGCACGCGTTCGCGCGGTGGTTTGATGCCAACCTGGGGCGATTCTCAGCGTTACTCGATTGACTACTCCAATACCGCATGGGGTTCGGACGTCGACTTCTCGGTGATTCAGGCGCAGAACGTTTGGATTCGCACCCTCTACGATCGCCACCGCTTCGTGATGCGCGGTAACCTCGGCTGGATTGAAACCGGCGACTTCGATCGCGTACCGCCGGATCTGCGTTTCTTCGCCGGCGGCGACCGCAGCATTCGCGGTTATAAATACAAATCCATCGCCCCGCGGGATGATAACGGCAAGCTGATTGGTGCCTCAAAGCTGGCCACCGGCTCGCTGGAGTATCAGTACAACGTCAGCGGGAAATGGTGGGGGGCGGTGTTCGTCGACGGCGGTGAAGCGGTCAGCGATATTCGCCAGAGCGACTGGAAAAAAGGCGCGGGCGTGGGCGTACGCTGGCAGTCGCCGGTGGGGCCCATCAAGCTCGACTTTGCCGTTCCGGTCGGCGACAAAGATGAACATGGATTGCAGTTTTATATCGGTCTGGGGCCTGAGCTATGA